CAAAGGCCTCCTTGAACTGCTTGGTCATGGCTTCATCCATATCCGCCAGGATGCGTTCCAAATCCTCCTTGGCACTATTGAGGTCGCCTGCCTGCTTTTCCATAAAGTCATGGCGCTTGGAAAGTTCCTCGTATTCTTCCAAGGCGTTGGGGTTGACCGGCCCGAGTTCCTTGAGCTTGCGCTCTAAGGTCTGCATCTGGCTGCGGATTTCTGCCGGCTCCCCTTCCATGGCTTCCTCGGCCGCCCGCTCCGGGGTCAGGCCGTAATCTGCCAGAATGGTTTCCTGCAGCTGTTCTAAGTGCATCTGCAGCTTGTTGTCCGCCACCTCATGCTTTTGGATGGCTTCCTGCAGGCGGTTGCGCTTCTGCGCGACCTCATGTGCCTTGCGGTCTGCCGCCTGGCCAGCTTCCAGCTTGTCCATGCGCTGTTTATACAGCCCGTCATGACTGACCTGGCCTTCGTCATAAACATCCTGCCAAGCCCGCTGCTGGTCCTCCAGCACCTTCAAACGGTCTACACTGTCAGCCAGACTGCTGTCCAAATCCCGTTCTTCCCGTTCATTGTCCCGCAGGGCATTTTCACTGTTGGCCTTGGCTTGCTGCCGCAGTTCGAGGAACTGGCGGTTGCCCATGGCCTCCTGCTCCAAAGTAGCCCGCTTGACTTCCCTATCGTGAATGTACTGGGCCAAATCGTCTGCATCCTGCTCAATATCCGTAAGCCCCTCGCGGATTTCTGCTTCCTGCCAGGCCAGCTCATTGTACTGGGCTTCAGCCGCTGCCGCTGCCCGCTTGGCCATCACCTTCTTCTCCTGCAGCTTCGCAAAGGTCTCCTGCATGGCCGCCATAGCCTGCTCCAAGTCGCCAATCTGCACCTTCTGTTCGGTCAGATTTTCGCCCAGACGCTCCAGATTGGTGCTAAGCTCCGCCTTGCGGATATGCTGCGCCTGCAGTTCCTTCTGCAGTTCGAGCTGTTTGTTTTCCGCCGCCGTCACCGCCTGTTCTCTAGTAGCGCGGCTCTGTTTGAGCTCCTGTTGTTTTGCCGTCAGCTCCGCTAATTTTGCTTTCAGTTCTTCAATCTCGCCGCTGCGGTTTAAGAAGCTGGCTTCCGCATGCTGGCGGCTGCCGCCGGACAGCGAACCGCCGGGATTTAAGAGTTCACCAGTCAGGGTCACGATGCGCAGCCGCTGTTCATGGGCCTTGGCAATCTGCAAGGCATTATCCAGCGTATCCACCACCAGTGTCCGAGACAGTAAAAAGTCCACGGCTTTCTCGTATTGGCTGTCCACCTTCACCAGAGTATTTGCCCAGCCAATCACGCCGTCACTTTTTCCTTCCCGGATGCTCTGGGGTTGCCGCACCACCAAGGTAGACAGTGGCAAGAAAGTCACACGGCCCTGCCGTTCCCGCTTCAAGTAAGCGATGGCGGCTTTGGCCGTATCGGTGTCCTGCGTCACCACATTCTGCAGATTGCCCCCCAGGGCCACTTCTACGGCGGTGATGTAATCCTTGGGCACATCAATGAGTTCGGCCACGGCACCGGCCACACCACTGCGCCATTTTTCATTGGCCTTCAGCACAGCCTTAACGGCCTTGCCGAAACCTTCATAGGCCTGCTGCATTTTCACGAGGAATTGCAGCTTGCTCTCGCCGCTCTTTAACTGCTGTACCGTGTCATTAAATTGGCGGATTGCCGCCTGCTGCGCTTCCACAGCAGCATTCTTCTCTGCCTCGGCATCCTTTGCCTGGTGCTGGCCTGCCTGAATGGTTTCCACCGTTGCCTGCAGTTCCGCCGTGAGCCGGGTCTGCAAGTCCTCCAATTCCGCCAGCTTTTCCTTGGCCTGCGTCAGCTCCCGTTCCCGGTCTTCCTGACCATCCGTGCCGTTTTGCAAATCACGTTCCGCCAGCGCAAATTCCTGCTGTTTGGCATTCCAGATAGTTTGCTGTTCTTCCCGCTTTTTTTGCAAGGCCCGGGCCTTGTCTTCTTCTTCGTGAATCCGCTTGGCCAGTTTCTTTTCCTTGGCCCGCTCAGTCTGCAGAAGTTCATCCAAGAGCGCCAAATCCTGCTTATGCTGGCTGGCCTGCTCCGTAAGCCGGGCAATATCGGCAACAGCCTGAGCAATCTCATGGTTGAGTTCCTGCCGCCGGTCCAAAATCTTCTGACGGGCGCCATCACTCTGGTCCTGCCGCTCATGGAGCTTCGCCAGTTCCTGGGCGGCCCCTTCCATTTTCTGGCGCAGGGCTTCATTCTTTTCCGCCTGCTCTTTAAGCGCCCGCTCCAAGTCAATGATTTCCTTGCCCAGCCGTTCCTTTTCTGCCGCCACAGCCTGCACGGCCGTTTCCGCCGCCAGAGCATCATCACGCAGGGAAGCCAATTTTTCGTCATTTTCCTGCTTCTGCGCCGCTTCCTTGGCATAATCATGCGCCAGACGGGTCAGCTTGCACCGCTGATATTCCTCGTTGAGGCCATTGTAAATCCGCGTCTTTTCCGCATGGCGGGCCAGAGGTTCAAGCTGATTTTCAATCTCGTGGATGATATCCTGCACACGCACGAGGTTGTTTTCCGTATCCGTAAGCTTTCTAACCGACTCGCGCTTACGGTTGCGGTACTTCGTAATCCCTGCCGTTTCCTCGAAGAACGCCCGACGGTCTTCGGGACGGCTGTTTAAGATATCGTCAATGCGGTTCTGACCGATGATGCTCATACCATCATGGCCGATGCCCGTGTCAGCAAAGAGGTTATAGATATCCTTCAACCGGCAGCGAGAGCGATTGATGTAAAACTCGCTCTCCCCACTGCGGTAAAGACGGCGGGTCACAACCACTTCGCGGAAATCCACAGGCAGGGTGCCGTCATTAGCAAAGAACAGGGAAACCTCCGCTACGCCCAAGGGCTTACGGGAGGCCGAACCGGTGAAGATGATATCTTCGGCCTTGGTGCCGCGCAGGTTGCGGACATTCTGCTCCCCGAGCACCCAGCGGATGGCATCGGTAATATTGCTCTTGCCGCTGCCGTTCGGGCCGACGATAGCTGTTATCCCCTGGTCAAAATCTATGGTTATCTTATCTGCAAAGGACTTAAATCCATAAGCCTCCAAGCGTTTTAACTGCAAAATCTACACCTCATTCACGATTCACACATATCCTATATCATACCATATTTACGTCTATTGCGAAACCGTGTATAATAGATGGCAGATATATCTGAATTTTCATCTATTATATTATCCATGAGGAGGAGAGCTTATGAACCCCAAGGCCATGTTCAACATTTCCTACGGTCTTTACGTCCTGACCGCCAATCTGGATGGCAAGGACAATGGCTGTATCATCAACACCGTCACGCAGGTAACCTCCGACCCGAATCAGATAAGTATTGCGGTCAATAAACTCAACCACACCCGCGATATGATTGCCGCCAGCAAAAAATTCACCGCCTCCATTATCAGCCAGAATGCGAACTTTGAGTTGTTCAAGCGCTTCGGTTTCCAATCCGGGAAAAACGTGGATAAATTCGCCGGCTTTACGGCCGCACAAAGAGGGGCCAATGAGGCCATGATTATCAATGAAGGCACCAATGCCTATATTGCCGGCTGGGTCACGCAGGAAATCGATTTGGGCACCCACAGCCTCTTTATCGCCAGAGTCACCGATATGGACGTGCTGAATGATACGCCTGCTGCAACCTATGCCTACTACCATCAGAACATCAAACCGAAACCACAGGCCCCCGCCCCCAGCAAGAGCGGCAAAACCATCTGGCGCTGCAAGATTTGCGGTTATGAATACGAAGGCGATGAACTCCCCGCAGATTTCATCTGCCCACTCTGCAAACACCCGGCTTCGGATTTTGAACGCGTGAACTAAACCGCCAAAATAGGCTGAAAAAAACTTAACCTGAAAAGCCCGCTGACAAAAATGCCAGCGGGCTTTTGCGTAAATTACAGTTTGCCAATACGTGCTAATTTTTTTTGTTACAGCTCAGTTTGGGCGGAGGTGGTAATACTTTTCGCCGTTGCACTGAATGACCCACAAGTAAATGTATGGGCTTTTAGCTGCCTGCGCCGGGCTAGACCGGCGGCGCGTATGTTCAGCCCAGTATTTAGTTTATGCCGTTTGTGGGCCAGTCCTCACTGCGTTCGGACAGTCGTTCCACGGCGAAAAGCATCACCACCTCCCCCCGAAGCGATGTCCGTATAAGACGGCATTTTCGTAGTGACAAGCAACAAGCACATCGATGTTCTTGTTACGAGAGCAACGCGTTCGTGGCAATAGCATAGGCTGTATCTTGGGGCGAACGAGGGAGTGATTTTTCTGTAGGGAGCGACTGCCTGAACGCAGTGAAGGCCGGCCCCTGTAGGACGCAGCTAAGTAAATACGCTGAAAACAGCGCCGTTGGCCTGCCCGGCACGAGTAACTGGACAGCTCTCTTGTACGAAGGGGTCGTTTAGCGGAAAACAGAAAAATTACTCCCCGTTCGCCCCTAACAACGCATGGACGGGATACCTTGCGCACGAACTAACGAATTAACCTACAAGCTGCGATTCATTCAAACAATGCCGCCAATTCTTCTGCCGTAAGTCCTGTGATAGCCTTATCCCCTTTGGCAATGCACCCCAGAACCGGCAGTCCGGTCATTTCCTCACACATGCGCCGATTGTCCTCTTCCATCACATCCCCTTCATGGAAATGATTGAAGAGGATGCCTTTCAGTGGCAGTCCCTTTTGCCCCATATAGGCATGGGTAAGGACCACACCGTTGATGGTTCCAAGCCCGGCGTCTGCCACTATGACGCTGGGCAGGTGCAAACTGCTGACGATATCCTCTAGCTGGATGCGTTCTTCATCATAGCCAATGGGGCAGGTAATGCCGCCGCTGCCCTCCACCACTACATAATCATGCTCCCAGTTGAGCGCCTGGAATTTTTCTTCCACCACGGCCATGCGCACGGGATTGCCTTCGATGCGTGACGCAAGATGCGGAGAAACCGCATGTTCATAAACATAGGGGCACATGCTCTCAAGACTCTGGGAAATCCCGGCAAATTCCTTGACAAACAGGGCATCACCGGGAATCAGCGTGCCGTCTGGCCGACGCTCATTGCCGCTCATGGCGGCCTTATAATAAGCCACATCCATCCCGGCATCATGCAGCATCTTCACGATAAGTCCCGCCACATAGGTCTTGCCTATCTCGGTCCCCGTCCCTGTGACAAAAAGATTCCGGCTCATGCGCACACCTCCTTATGCAGGGCAGTATGCTTTTCCTCCACTATCCAGACACCGCTCCGATAGCAGCGCAAACCGATGCCCGCTGCCGCCAGACACAGCAGGAAATCCGGCGGCGCCTGCAGGATGCCGCAGTAAAGTATAGCCGTCCAGAGGGGAATCGGCGCAGCAATTACATAATTGGAAACCAGATAAAACCAGGCTATGCCAATCAGGTAGACGATAACCATGCCGCCTAAATTGGCCAACAGCAGCCGCCCATAGGATATGGCCGCCCCACGGCGGGCATAGTAACCGCCAAACCAGGCCTGCAGAATAAACGCCAGCAGATAGCCAAAGGTGGGCTGCAGCACATAGGCCGGGCCGCCGCCGGAAGCAAAGACCGGTACGCCCAAAAGCCCCAGCAGCACATAAGCCGCTACCGCCACCGCTCCCAAACGGGCGCCGAGCACCAGCCCTGCCAGCAAGGTGAACAGGAATTGCAGCGTATAGACATCCGTTCCCACCGGAATGCGAATAAAAGTTCCCGCCGTAATCAGGGCGATAAACAAACCACATAGCACAATTTCACGAACCGTAAGATGTTTCATTGACATTTTCCTCCAAAAAGCCACCGCTTACCCGCACCGGAACCATTCCTTCATGACCGCAAAGATATGGACAAGCTCATCATCCGTAAGGATATAGGGCACCATGGAATAAAGATAATTCAGGAAGGGCCGCGCAAAGACGCCCCGTTCATAGGCAAACTGCTGATAGCCTGCCAAAGTCTGGGCATCATATACTTCAATGCAGGCACAGCCGCCCATGATGCGGACTTCGCGGATACGCGGGTCGGTAAAGCCCTCAAGTTCCCGCCGTGTAATCTCTTCAATATGCGCAACCCTTGCCATGACATCGAGCTCGTCAAACAGTTCAATCGAGGCCTTGGCCGCCGCACATGCCAGAGCATTGCCCATAAAGGTTGGGCCATGCATCAAGGCTTTTTCCGGTGCATCATCATAGAACGCCGTAAAGACCTTCTTATTGGCCACAGTAACCGCATGACCAATATGACCGCCGGTAAGCCCCTTGCCCAGTACCAGAATATCCGGCAGTACCTCATCTGCCACAAAGCGATGCCCCGTCCGGCCAAAGCCTGTTGCCACCTCATCAAAAATCAACAATACACCGTACTTATCGCAAAGCTCCCGCGCCCGCTTGAGGAAGGCCATATCGTACATCCGCATACCGCCCGCCCCCTGCAGCAGAGGTTCCACGATAAAGCAGTTCAGCTCATCCTGATAACGGGCAAAGGCTTCCTCCAACGCAGCAATCTCCGTGGGGATATGAATGACATAGGGATTTTTGCCATAGACCTGCAGGACGAAGTGATAGTCCTCATCATCTCCTACCGCCATGGTTTTGAAGGTATCCCCATGATAGGCATGTTCTAGCGCCAATACCCGCGTGCGGCCGTTCTCTCCCCGATTCACATAATACTGCAGGGCCATTTTCAGCGCGACTTCTACCGCCACACTGCCTGAATCGGAGAAAAAGCAGTAATCCAAATCCCCCGGCAGCCAGGCGGCCAGTTTTTCGGACAATTCCTGCGCGGGCTTATGGGTAAGGCCGCCCAGCATCACATGAGAAAATTTATTGGCCTGCTGACAGATAGCTTCCGTAATCTTGGGCTGATGGTAACCATAGATTACACTCCACCAGGAGGAAATCGAATCCAGCAGCTTCGCATCCTTTGTGTAAAGATAAGGGCCTTCTGCATCGACAATTTCGTAAGGTGCTTTCATGGTCTTCATCTGTTCGTAGGGGTACCAAATCATTGGCAGTACCTCCCTTTTGACTTCGTATTTTTTTGCATCGTCATAGCTCCTTTCCCAATCATCACGGTTAACACGATACTCCTCTCCGCCCTTATTGTCAACCTATATTTTGTAATAAGTTAACCAAACTATGATAAATGCGCACGAAACTTCGTGCGAAACAGTGTTTCGCACTTCGCCCTTACACGAAATCTAAGCAATTCTGCGCCCTACGGGTTTGACTTGCAAAAATTTCATAGTAAAAACAGGCCTGACTTGTCAAAAATTGACATGTCAAGCCTGCTTCCTTTAGGTCGCTATGAAATTAGAATTCTTCGCTCTTGCTGGCGATTTTTTCCTGAACGTATTTAATGAAGTCGTCAACCTTCATGGTTTCGCTGTCCTTCACGCCGCGTTTGCGGACAGCTGCCGTACCGTCAGCCATTTCCTGGTCACCAACAACCAGCGTGTACGGGGTCTTCTTGACCTGACTTTCACGAATCTTGTAGCCCGTCTTTTCGTTGCGGTCATCCACTTCAACGCGCAGGCCGAGGTCAAACATTTTCTTCTTGAGCTCGTAAGCATAATCGGCATGTTTGTCCGTAATCGGCAGGATGCGAACCTGAACCGGAGCCAGCCAAGTCGGGAACGCACCGGCATAGTTTTCAATCAGGATGCCGATAAAGCGTTCAATGGAGCCGTAAACCACGCGATGCAGCATGACCGGACGATGCTTTTCGCCGTCTTCACCAACATACGTCAGGTCGAATTTTTCCGGCATCAGCATATCGAGCTGAATCGTACCGCACTGCCACGTACGGCCGATGGAATCGCGCAGATGGAAGTCAATCTTTGGGCCGTAGAACGCGCCGTCACCTTCGTTGATGACATACTTGAGACCGCGGTGTTCCAAAGCATTGCGCAGAGCATTCGTAGCATTTTCCCAGATTTCGTCAGACCCCATGGAGTCCTCCGGACGCGTGGAGAGTTCTGCCGTGTACTTCAGACCAAACGTGCTGTAGACTTCATCGAAGAGGTCAATCGTATGCTGGATTTCATCCTCAATCTGTGCCGGCGTGATGAAGAGA
The Selenomonas ruminantium AC2024 DNA segment above includes these coding regions:
- the smc gene encoding chromosome segregation protein SMC; its protein translation is MQLKRLEAYGFKSFADKITIDFDQGITAIVGPNGSGKSNITDAIRWVLGEQNVRNLRGTKAEDIIFTGSASRKPLGVAEVSLFFANDGTLPVDFREVVVTRRLYRSGESEFYINRSRCRLKDIYNLFADTGIGHDGMSIIGQNRIDDILNSRPEDRRAFFEETAGITKYRNRKRESVRKLTDTENNLVRVQDIIHEIENQLEPLARHAEKTRIYNGLNEEYQRCKLTRLAHDYAKEAAQKQENDEKLASLRDDALAAETAVQAVAAEKERLGKEIIDLERALKEQAEKNEALRQKMEGAAQELAKLHERQDQSDGARQKILDRRQELNHEIAQAVADIARLTEQASQHKQDLALLDELLQTERAKEKKLAKRIHEEEDKARALQKKREEQQTIWNAKQQEFALAERDLQNGTDGQEDRERELTQAKEKLAELEDLQTRLTAELQATVETIQAGQHQAKDAEAEKNAAVEAQQAAIRQFNDTVQQLKSGESKLQFLVKMQQAYEGFGKAVKAVLKANEKWRSGVAGAVAELIDVPKDYITAVEVALGGNLQNVVTQDTDTAKAAIAYLKRERQGRVTFLPLSTLVVRQPQSIREGKSDGVIGWANTLVKVDSQYEKAVDFLLSRTLVVDTLDNALQIAKAHEQRLRIVTLTGELLNPGGSLSGGSRQHAEASFLNRSGEIEELKAKLAELTAKQQELKQSRATREQAVTAAENKQLELQKELQAQHIRKAELSTNLERLGENLTEQKVQIGDLEQAMAAMQETFAKLQEKKVMAKRAAAAAEAQYNELAWQEAEIREGLTDIEQDADDLAQYIHDREVKRATLEQEAMGNRQFLELRQQAKANSENALRDNEREERDLDSSLADSVDRLKVLEDQQRAWQDVYDEGQVSHDGLYKQRMDKLEAGQAADRKAHEVAQKRNRLQEAIQKHEVADNKLQMHLEQLQETILADYGLTPERAAEEAMEGEPAEIRSQMQTLERKLKELGPVNPNALEEYEELSKRHDFMEKQAGDLNSAKEDLERILADMDEAMTKQFKEAFAQIQVYFADIFVRLFGGGKAELKLLDEEDVLNSGVDILVTLPQKKRQNLSALSGGERALTVIALLFSFLRYRPSPFSVLDEIDAPLDEANVVRFGSFLKEFAENTQFIVVTHRKGTMEAVDTLYGVTIEDAGVSKILSVKIDEVE
- a CDS encoding flavin reductase; this translates as MNPKAMFNISYGLYVLTANLDGKDNGCIINTVTQVTSDPNQISIAVNKLNHTRDMIAASKKFTASIISQNANFELFKRFGFQSGKNVDKFAGFTAAQRGANEAMIINEGTNAYIAGWVTQEIDLGTHSLFIARVTDMDVLNDTPAATYAYYHQNIKPKPQAPAPSKSGKTIWRCKICGYEYEGDELPADFICPLCKHPASDFERVN
- the bioD gene encoding dethiobiotin synthase, with translation MSRNLFVTGTGTEIGKTYVAGLIVKMLHDAGMDVAYYKAAMSGNERRPDGTLIPGDALFVKEFAGISQSLESMCPYVYEHAVSPHLASRIEGNPVRMAVVEEKFQALNWEHDYVVVEGSGGITCPIGYDEERIQLEDIVSSLHLPSVIVADAGLGTINGVVLTHAYMGQKGLPLKGILFNHFHEGDVMEEDNRRMCEEMTGLPVLGCIAKGDKAITGLTAEELAALFE
- a CDS encoding biotin transporter BioY produces the protein MKHLTVREIVLCGLFIALITAGTFIRIPVGTDVYTLQFLFTLLAGLVLGARLGAVAVAAYVLLGLLGVPVFASGGGPAYVLQPTFGYLLAFILQAWFGGYYARRGAAISYGRLLLANLGGMVIVYLIGIAWFYLVSNYVIAAPIPLWTAILYCGILQAPPDFLLCLAAAGIGLRCYRSGVWIVEEKHTALHKEVCA
- the bioA gene encoding adenosylmethionine--8-amino-7-oxononanoate transaminase — encoded protein: MIWYPYEQMKTMKAPYEIVDAEGPYLYTKDAKLLDSISSWWSVIYGYHQPKITEAICQQANKFSHVMLGGLTHKPAQELSEKLAAWLPGDLDYCFFSDSGSVAVEVALKMALQYYVNRGENGRTRVLALEHAYHGDTFKTMAVGDDEDYHFVLQVYGKNPYVIHIPTEIAALEEAFARYQDELNCFIVEPLLQGAGGMRMYDMAFLKRARELCDKYGVLLIFDEVATGFGRTGHRFVADEVLPDILVLGKGLTGGHIGHAVTVANKKVFTAFYDDAPEKALMHGPTFMGNALACAAAKASIELFDELDVMARVAHIEEITRRELEGFTDPRIREVRIMGGCACIEVYDAQTLAGYQQFAYERGVFARPFLNYLYSMVPYILTDDELVHIFAVMKEWFRCG